A stretch of DNA from Candidatus Eisenbacteria bacterium:
TCACAATGGGGAGTCCGTCTTCGGAGCCGGGCCGGGATTCGGACGAGACGCAGCATCAGGTGACGCTGACGCGCTCGTTCTATGTTTCGCAGTACGAGGTGACGCAGTCGGAGTGGGAGTCGGTGATGGGTTGGAACGAGTCGGATTTTCGGGGTTCGAGTCGTCGGGTGGAGAACGTGACGTGGTTCGATGCGGT
This window harbors:
- a CDS encoding formylglycine-generating enzyme family protein → MGSPSSEPGRDSDETQHQVTLTRSFYVSQYEVTQSEWESVMGWNESDFRGSSRRVENVTWFDAV